ACTTCACCCTCGCCCTCGCCCTCGCCCTCGCCCTCGCCCTCGCCCTCGCCCTCGCCCTCGCCTTCACCTTCACCTTCGCCTTCGCCTTCGCCGGCACTTCGCGGTAACTCCAAGGCCAGGCCCTCCTCCGCCTCGTCCAACTGAATTACCCCACTCGTGGTCTTGTAGCCGACGGCCGATGCGGTGACCGTGTAGGTTCCGAGGGGCAGGCCGGAGAACGTGTAGATCCCCTCGTCGTTTTCTGTTTGGGCGGGTGCCTCTTCGGGACTCAACGATACGGTGGCGTTCTCAATGGGCAGGCTTGTGGAGAGATCGGTTACTTCAACCTGCAGATTGGAAAGGTCTTCGCCCTCGCCCTCACCCTCGCCCTCGCCGACATCGATCACATCGATGGCGATGACCTCGTACGATTTGGACATCACTTCTTCGCCCACTTTGAAATTATCGATGGTCACCTGAAACACCACATCGGGACCGGGCGAACCCTGCGCGACGACCGGGTCCCACACGATGGTGTTGTCGCCAAAGCCATTCTGCGGGGTAAAAGGGATGACATCCTGCTCTACGCCGTTGACGGCGAAGGTGACGGTCGCCGCCGAAAAGTCCGCGCCGGGATGGGAATAAGACCAGCGCCCCACAATGAGCGGCTTGGGAAAGAATCCGTCGTTGGGCCAGGCTGCGGGTTGAGAGACGCCACTGGCAGGCCCGCCCCCGATGACCCAGAGGGCGTTCGCCGCCTTGTTGGAACCATTCGCGGGCACGTTGCCGCTGCCCATGACCGTCTGGCGCGGGTAGAGTATCCATCGCCGGTGCCCCGCGGCCTTGTTGCCCAGGCCAAAATCCTCCATGTAGATATCAATCGCTTCCGGGCCCGCCTCGCCCAGGGTCAGGTTGGACTTGCCCGCGGCCGTGTCGCCATCGTCGGTGTAGCAAGCAAAGGAGGGATTCGGGCTGTGGCTGAGGGTATCCTCCGCGGACATCATCAGGGCCGCCTCCTGGCACTGGGCATTCAGCGTGTCGTCAAAGGTGATATTGCCCGGCACCCCCGCCATGGCGCGGTAATAGTTGATTCGATCCACCGTGGCTTGATGATACAGGACGCTGTTCGTTCCGGCGGTGCAGGAGCTGCTGTTGCCCGTCCACCCCATGGGGATAAGTTCGCCGGGAAGGTACACCGTCTGGTAGAGGGCGATCACGGCCTCCCGGCTGAAGCGATCCACGCTCAGGGACTGCTTGTCCTGCGAAGGGCCGCTGGACGCGCCGGTCGTCGCCGACGCCAGGGGCGGTTCGCTCAGCTCCGCCGCTTGCGAAGCCCAAGCGGCGGCGAGGACACACCCCAACACCGGAACGATAGCTACACGCCAATTCCCCATGTTTCGCACACTCCATCGAACGGCATGGTTGCCGTAAACCCAACCTGAATCACCAGAGCACGACCGGGCCGTCCCGCAGCCCCCGAAAAAACATCAACCCCCTCTATTGTACCGCTTGCGCGTTAATCTGCATAGCCCCGAGTCCAACGCCCCCCGAAGCACGTCGCATGTAGCGGAAAAGCGTCTTCACCCTCGGCCGTGGGGCGTACGCCAGCAGAATGTAACTATCAGCGCCAACCCCAACAGGAACAAGTCGCCCAATAGTCCTTTGACACCGCTCGAATAGTCGAGGTCCTTGTTGCACTGGCACCCGCCCTCGCCCTCGCCCTCGCCCTCGCCCTCGCCTTCGCCCTCACCCTCACCCTCACCCTCACCCTCACCCTCACCTTCACCCTCGCCCTCGCCTTCACCTTCACCTTCACCTTCACCTTCGCCTTC
This region of Candidatus Hydrogenedentota bacterium genomic DNA includes:
- a CDS encoding carboxypeptidase regulatory-like domain-containing protein — translated: MGNWRVAIVPVLGCVLAAAWASQAAELSEPPLASATTGASSGPSQDKQSLSVDRFSREAVIALYQTVYLPGELIPMGWTGNSSSCTAGTNSVLYHQATVDRINYYRAMAGVPGNITFDDTLNAQCQEAALMMSAEDTLSHSPNPSFACYTDDGDTAAGKSNLTLGEAGPEAIDIYMEDFGLGNKAAGHRRWILYPRQTVMGSGNVPANGSNKAANALWVIGGGPASGVSQPAAWPNDGFFPKPLIVGRWSYSHPGADFSAATVTFAVNGVEQDVIPFTPQNGFGDNTIVWDPVVAQGSPGPDVVFQVTIDNFKVGEEVMSKSYEVIAIDVIDVGEGEGEGEGEDLSNLQVEVTDLSTSLPIENATVSLSPEEAPAQTENDEGIYTFSGLPLGTYTVTASAVGYKTTSGVIQLDEAEEGLALELPRSAGEGEGEGEGEGEGEGEGEGEGEGEGEGEGEVEVEGEGEGEGEGEPVTLEEAAEMLDAAFDDADANGDGVLSFSEARTEVAGLTQAQFNAMDTNNSDTLTEAELRRVIGEDSGCAGTKSGPLSWPRDLGEWLLGVLGVATFALWSRFMSPES